From Macaca mulatta isolate MMU2019108-1 chromosome 1, T2T-MMU8v2.0, whole genome shotgun sequence, the proteins below share one genomic window:
- the THBS3 gene encoding thrombospondin-3 isoform X3: protein MFSTARYVWSGPCAACRHGNKTGAVAAAGVIDLLTVGESRQMVAVAEKIRTALLTAGDIYLLSTFRLPPKQGGVLFGLYSRQDNTRWLEASVVGKINKVLVRYQREDGKVHAVNLQQAGLADGRTHTVLLRLRGPSRPSPALHLYVDCKLGDQHAGLPALAPIPPAEVDGLEIRTGQKAYLRMQGFVESMKIILGGSMARVGALSECPFQGDESIHSAVTNALHSILGEQTKALVTQLTLFNQILVELRDDIRDQVKEMSLIRNTIMECQVCGFHEQRSHCSPNPCFRGVDCMEVYEYPGYRCGPCPPGLQGNGTHCSDINECVHADPCFPGSSCINTMPGFHCEACPRGYKGTQVSGVGIDYARASKQVCNDIDECNDGNNGGCDPNSICTNTVGSFKCGPCRLGFLGNQSQGCLPARTCHSPAHSPCHVHAHCLFERNGAVSCQCNVGWAGNGNVCGTDTDIDGYPDQALPCMDNNKHCKQDNCLLTPNSGQEDADNDGVGDQCDDDADGDGIKNVEDNCRLFPNKDQQNSDTDSFGDACDNCPNVPNNDQKDTDGNGEGDACDNDVDGDGIPNGLDNCPKVPNPLQTDRDEDGVGDACDSCPEMSNPTQTDVDSDLVGDVCDTNEDSDGDGHQDTKDNCPQLPNSSQLDSDNDGLGDECDGDDDNDGIPDYVPPGPDNCRLVPNPNQKDSDGNGVGDVCEDDFDNDAVVDPLDVCPESAEVTLTDFRAYQTVVLDPEGDAQIDPNWVVLNQGMEIVQTMNSDPGLAVGYTAFNGVDFEGTFHVNTVTDDDYAGFLFSYQDSGRFYVVMWKQTEQTYWQATPFRAVAQPGLQLKAVTSVSGPGEHLRNALWHTGHTPDQVRLLWTDPRNVGWRDKTSYRWQLLHRPQVGYIRVKLYEGPQLVADSGVIIDTSMRGGRLGVFCFSQENIIWSNLQYRCNDTVPEDFEPFRRQLLQGRV from the exons ATGTTTTCCACAGCGCGTTATGTTTGGAGCGGGCCCTGCGCCGCCTGTCGCCATGGAAACAAAACAGGGGCGGTGGCGGCGGCCGGAG TAATTGACCTGCTGACTGTGGGCGAGTCTCGGCAGATGGTAGCTGTGGCAGAGAAGATCCGGACAGCCCTGCTCACTGCTGGGGACATCTACCTCTTGTCCACCTTCCGCCTGCCCCCCAAGCAGGGTGGTGTCCTCTTTGGCCTCTATTCTCGCCAAGACAACACGCGATGGCTGGAGGCCTCTGTTGTAGGCAAGATCAACAAAG TACTGGTGCGATACCAGCGGGAGGATGGCAAAGTCCACGCCGTGAACCTACAGCAAGCAGGCCTGGCCGATGGTCGCACACACACAGTTCTCCTGCGACTCCGAGGTCCCTCCAGACCCAGCCCTGCTCTGCATCTCTATGTGGACTGCAAACTGGGTGACCAACATGCAGGCCTTCCAGCACTGGCCCCCATTCCTCCAGCAGAGGTCGATGGGCTGGAGATTAGGACTGGACAGAAGGCATATTTGAGGATGCAG GGCTTTGTGGAATCTATGAAAATTATTCTGGGTGGGTCCATGGCCCGGGTAGGAGCCCTGAGTGAGTGTCCATTCCAAGGGGACGAGTCCATCCACAGTGCAG TGACCAatgcactgcactccattctAG GGGAGCAGACCAAGGCGCTGGTCACCCAACTCACCCTCTTCAACCAGATCCTGGTGGAGCTGCGGGATGATATACGAGACCAG GTGAAGGAAATGTCCCTGATCCGAAACACCATTATGGAGTGTCAGGTGTGCG GCTTCCATGAGCAGCGTTCCCACTGCAGCCCCAATCCCTGCTTCCGAGGCGTGGACTGCATGGAAGTGTACGAGTACCCAGGCTACCGCTGTGGGCCCTGTCCCCCCGGCCTACAGGGCAACGGCACCCACTGCAGTGACATCAATGAG TGTGTTCACGCCGACCCCTGTTTCCCGGGCTCCAGCTGCAtcaacaccatgcccggcttccACTGTGAGGCCTGTCCTCGAGGGTACAAGGGCACACAGGTGTCTGGTGTGGGCATTGACTATGCCCGGGCCAGCAAACAG GTCTGCAATGACATCGATGAATGCAACGATGGCAACAATGGTGGCTGTGACCCAAACTCCATCTGCACCAACACTGTG GGCTCTTTCAAGTGTGGTCCCTGCCGCCTGGGTTTCCTGGGCAACCAGAGCCAGGGCTGCCTCCCAGCCCGGACCTGCCACAGCCCAGCCCACAGTCCCTGCCACGTCCATGCTCATTGTCTCTTTGAACGCAATGGTGCAGTATCCTGCCAG TGTAACGTGGGCTGGGCTGGGAATGGGAACGTATGTGGGACTGACACAGACATCGATGGCTATCCAGACCAAGCACTGCCCTGCATGGACAACAACAAACACTGCAAACAG GACAACTGCCTTTTGACACCCAACTCTGGGCAGGAAGATGCTGATAATGATGGTGTGGGGGACCAGTGTGATGACGATGCTGATGGGGATGGGATCAAGAATGTTGAG GACAACTGCCGGCTGTTCCCCAACAAAGACCAACAGAACTCAGATACAGATTCATTTGGTGATGCCTGTGACAATTGCCCCAACGTTCCCAACAATGACCAGAAGGACACAGATGGCAATGGGGAAGGAGATGCCTGTGACAACGACGTGGATGGGGATG GCATCCCCAATGGATTGGACAATTGCCCTAAAGTCCCCAACCCACTACAGACAGACAGGGATGAGGACGGGGTGGGAGATGCTTGCGACAGCTGTCCTGAAATGAGCAATCCTACCCAG ACAGATGTAGACAGCGACTTGGTGGGGGATGTCTGTGATACCAATGAAGACAG TGATGGGGATGGGCATCAGGACACCAAGGACAACTGCCCACAGCTGCCAAATAGCTCCCAGCTGGACTCAGACAACGATGGACTTGGAGATGAGTGTGATGgggatgatgacaatgatggcATCCCAGATTACGTGCCTCCTGGTCCTGATAACTGCCGCCTGGTACCCAATCCCAATCAGAAGGACTCAGATG GCAATGGCGTTGGTGATGTGTGTGAGGATGACTTTGACAATGATGCTGTGGTCGACCCCCTGGATGTGTGTCCCGAAAGTGCAGAGGTAACGCTTACGGATTTTCGGGCCTATCAGACCGTCGTCCTGGATCCTGAGGGTGATGCTCAGATTGACCCAAACTGGGTTGTGCTCAACCAG GGCATGGAAATCGTTCAGACCATGAACAGTGACCCTGGCTTGGCAGTTG gataCACGGCCTTCAATGGTGTGGACTTTGAAGGCACCTTCCATGTGAACACAGTGACTGACGATGACTACGCAGGCTTTCTCTTCAGTTATCAAGACAGTGGCCGATTCTACGTAGTCATGTGGAAGCAGACTGAGCAGACCTACTGGCAGGCTACACCCTTTCGGGCGGTTGCCCAGCCCGGGCTGCAGCTCAAG GCAGTGACATCAGTGTCTGGCCCAGGTGAGCACCTCCGAAATGCCCTGTGGCATACTGGCCACACCCCTGATCAGGTGCGACTACTGTGGACGGACCCACGAAATGTGGGCTGGCGGGACAAGACCTCCTATCGCTGGCAGCTTCTGCACCGGCCTCAAGTTGGCTACATTCG GGTGAAGCTCTATGAGGGACCCCAGCTTGTGGCGGATTCTGGGGTGATTATTGACACATCCATGCGAGGGGGGCGTCTTGGTGTATTCTGCTTTTCCCAAGAAAACATCATTTGGTCCAATCTCCAGTATCGATGCAATG ACACAGTGCCTGAGGACTTTGAGCCATTCCGGAGGCAGCTGCTCCAGGGAAGGGTGTGA
- the THBS3 gene encoding thrombospondin-3 isoform X5, whose product MFSTARYVWSGPCAACRHGNKTGAVAAAGVIDLLTVGESRQMVAVAEKIRTALLTAGDIYLLSTFRLPPKQGGVLFGLYSRQDNTRWLEASVVGKINKVLVRYQREDGKVHAVNLQQAGLADGRTHTVLLRLRGPSRPSPALHLYVDCKLGDQHAGLPALAPIPPAEVDGLEIRTGQKAYLRMQGFVESMKIILGGSMARVGALSECPFQGDESIHSAGNTETWEQTKALVTQLTLFNQILVELRDDIRDQVKEMSLIRNTIMECQVCGFHEQRSHCSPNPCFRGVDCMEVYEYPGYRCGPCPPGLQGNGTHCSDINECVHADPCFPGSSCINTMPGFHCEACPRGYKGTQVSGVGIDYARASKQVCNDIDECNDGNNGGCDPNSICTNTVGSFKCGPCRLGFLGNQSQGCLPARTCHSPAHSPCHVHAHCLFERNGAVSCQCNVGWAGNGNVCGTDTDIDGYPDQALPCMDNNKHCKQDNCLLTPNSGQEDADNDGVGDQCDDDADGDGIKNVEDNCRLFPNKDQQNSDTDSFGDACDNCPNVPNNDQKDTDGNGEGDACDNDVDGDGIPNGLDNCPKVPNPLQTDRDEDGVGDACDSCPEMSNPTQTDVDSDLVGDVCDTNEDSDGDGHQDTKDNCPQLPNSSQLDSDNDGLGDECDGDDDNDGIPDYVPPGPDNCRLVPNPNQKDSDGNGVGDVCEDDFDNDAVVDPLDVCPESAEVTLTDFRAYQTVVLDPEGDAQIDPNWVVLNQGMEIVQTMNSDPGLAVGYTAFNGVDFEGTFHVNTVTDDDYAGFLFSYQDSGRFYVVMWKQTEQTYWQATPFRAVAQPGLQLKAVTSVSGPGEHLRNALWHTGHTPDQVRLLWTDPRNVGWRDKTSYRWQLLHRPQVGYIRVKLYEGPQLVADSGVIIDTSMRGGRLGVFCFSQENIIWSNLQYRCNDTVPEDFEPFRRQLLQGRV is encoded by the exons ATGTTTTCCACAGCGCGTTATGTTTGGAGCGGGCCCTGCGCCGCCTGTCGCCATGGAAACAAAACAGGGGCGGTGGCGGCGGCCGGAG TAATTGACCTGCTGACTGTGGGCGAGTCTCGGCAGATGGTAGCTGTGGCAGAGAAGATCCGGACAGCCCTGCTCACTGCTGGGGACATCTACCTCTTGTCCACCTTCCGCCTGCCCCCCAAGCAGGGTGGTGTCCTCTTTGGCCTCTATTCTCGCCAAGACAACACGCGATGGCTGGAGGCCTCTGTTGTAGGCAAGATCAACAAAG TACTGGTGCGATACCAGCGGGAGGATGGCAAAGTCCACGCCGTGAACCTACAGCAAGCAGGCCTGGCCGATGGTCGCACACACACAGTTCTCCTGCGACTCCGAGGTCCCTCCAGACCCAGCCCTGCTCTGCATCTCTATGTGGACTGCAAACTGGGTGACCAACATGCAGGCCTTCCAGCACTGGCCCCCATTCCTCCAGCAGAGGTCGATGGGCTGGAGATTAGGACTGGACAGAAGGCATATTTGAGGATGCAG GGCTTTGTGGAATCTATGAAAATTATTCTGGGTGGGTCCATGGCCCGGGTAGGAGCCCTGAGTGAGTGTCCATTCCAAGGGGACGAGTCCATCCACAGTGCAGGTAACACAGAGACTT GGGAGCAGACCAAGGCGCTGGTCACCCAACTCACCCTCTTCAACCAGATCCTGGTGGAGCTGCGGGATGATATACGAGACCAG GTGAAGGAAATGTCCCTGATCCGAAACACCATTATGGAGTGTCAGGTGTGCG GCTTCCATGAGCAGCGTTCCCACTGCAGCCCCAATCCCTGCTTCCGAGGCGTGGACTGCATGGAAGTGTACGAGTACCCAGGCTACCGCTGTGGGCCCTGTCCCCCCGGCCTACAGGGCAACGGCACCCACTGCAGTGACATCAATGAG TGTGTTCACGCCGACCCCTGTTTCCCGGGCTCCAGCTGCAtcaacaccatgcccggcttccACTGTGAGGCCTGTCCTCGAGGGTACAAGGGCACACAGGTGTCTGGTGTGGGCATTGACTATGCCCGGGCCAGCAAACAG GTCTGCAATGACATCGATGAATGCAACGATGGCAACAATGGTGGCTGTGACCCAAACTCCATCTGCACCAACACTGTG GGCTCTTTCAAGTGTGGTCCCTGCCGCCTGGGTTTCCTGGGCAACCAGAGCCAGGGCTGCCTCCCAGCCCGGACCTGCCACAGCCCAGCCCACAGTCCCTGCCACGTCCATGCTCATTGTCTCTTTGAACGCAATGGTGCAGTATCCTGCCAG TGTAACGTGGGCTGGGCTGGGAATGGGAACGTATGTGGGACTGACACAGACATCGATGGCTATCCAGACCAAGCACTGCCCTGCATGGACAACAACAAACACTGCAAACAG GACAACTGCCTTTTGACACCCAACTCTGGGCAGGAAGATGCTGATAATGATGGTGTGGGGGACCAGTGTGATGACGATGCTGATGGGGATGGGATCAAGAATGTTGAG GACAACTGCCGGCTGTTCCCCAACAAAGACCAACAGAACTCAGATACAGATTCATTTGGTGATGCCTGTGACAATTGCCCCAACGTTCCCAACAATGACCAGAAGGACACAGATGGCAATGGGGAAGGAGATGCCTGTGACAACGACGTGGATGGGGATG GCATCCCCAATGGATTGGACAATTGCCCTAAAGTCCCCAACCCACTACAGACAGACAGGGATGAGGACGGGGTGGGAGATGCTTGCGACAGCTGTCCTGAAATGAGCAATCCTACCCAG ACAGATGTAGACAGCGACTTGGTGGGGGATGTCTGTGATACCAATGAAGACAG TGATGGGGATGGGCATCAGGACACCAAGGACAACTGCCCACAGCTGCCAAATAGCTCCCAGCTGGACTCAGACAACGATGGACTTGGAGATGAGTGTGATGgggatgatgacaatgatggcATCCCAGATTACGTGCCTCCTGGTCCTGATAACTGCCGCCTGGTACCCAATCCCAATCAGAAGGACTCAGATG GCAATGGCGTTGGTGATGTGTGTGAGGATGACTTTGACAATGATGCTGTGGTCGACCCCCTGGATGTGTGTCCCGAAAGTGCAGAGGTAACGCTTACGGATTTTCGGGCCTATCAGACCGTCGTCCTGGATCCTGAGGGTGATGCTCAGATTGACCCAAACTGGGTTGTGCTCAACCAG GGCATGGAAATCGTTCAGACCATGAACAGTGACCCTGGCTTGGCAGTTG gataCACGGCCTTCAATGGTGTGGACTTTGAAGGCACCTTCCATGTGAACACAGTGACTGACGATGACTACGCAGGCTTTCTCTTCAGTTATCAAGACAGTGGCCGATTCTACGTAGTCATGTGGAAGCAGACTGAGCAGACCTACTGGCAGGCTACACCCTTTCGGGCGGTTGCCCAGCCCGGGCTGCAGCTCAAG GCAGTGACATCAGTGTCTGGCCCAGGTGAGCACCTCCGAAATGCCCTGTGGCATACTGGCCACACCCCTGATCAGGTGCGACTACTGTGGACGGACCCACGAAATGTGGGCTGGCGGGACAAGACCTCCTATCGCTGGCAGCTTCTGCACCGGCCTCAAGTTGGCTACATTCG GGTGAAGCTCTATGAGGGACCCCAGCTTGTGGCGGATTCTGGGGTGATTATTGACACATCCATGCGAGGGGGGCGTCTTGGTGTATTCTGCTTTTCCCAAGAAAACATCATTTGGTCCAATCTCCAGTATCGATGCAATG ACACAGTGCCTGAGGACTTTGAGCCATTCCGGAGGCAGCTGCTCCAGGGAAGGGTGTGA
- the THBS3 gene encoding thrombospondin-3 isoform X14 — translation METQELRGALALLLLCSFASASQDLQVIDLLTVGESRQMVAVAEKIRTALLTAGDIYLLSTFRLPPKQGGVLFGLYSRQDNTRWLEASVVGKINKVLVRYQREDGKVHAVNLQQAGLADGRTHTVLLRLRGPSRPSPALHLYVDCKLGDQHAGLPALAPIPPAEVDGLEIRTGQKAYLRMQGFVESMKIILGGSMARVGALSECPFQGDESIHSAVTNALHSILGEQTKALVTQLTLFNQILVELRDDIRDQVKEMSLIRNTIMECQVCGFHEQRSHCSPNPCFRGVDCMEVYEYPGYRCGPCPPGLQGNGTHCSDINECVHADPCFPGSSCINTMPGFHCEACPRGYKGTQVSGVGIDYARASKQVCNDIDECNDGNNGGCDPNSICTNTVGSFKCGPCRLGFLGNQSQGCLPARTCHSPAHSPCHVHAHCLFERNGAVSCQCNVGWAGNGNVCGTDTDIDGYPDQALPCMDNNKHCKQDNCLLTPNSGQEDADNDGVGDQCDDDADGDGIKNVEDNCRLFPNKDQQNSDTDSFGDACDNCPNVPNNDQKDTDGNGEGDACDNDVDGDGIPNGLDNCPKVPNPLQTDRDEDGVGDACDSCPEMSNPTQTDVDSDLVGDVCDTNEDSDGDGHQDTKDNCPQLPNSSQLDSDNDGLGDECDGDDDNDGIPDYVPPGPDNCRLVPNPNQKDSDGNGVGDVCEDDFDNDAVVDPLDVCPESAEVTLTDFRAYQTVVLDPEGDAQIDPNWVVLNQGMEIVQTMNSDPGLAVGYTAFNGVDFEGTFHVNTVTDDDYAGFLFSYQDSGRFYVVMWKQTEQTYWQATPFRAVAQPGLQLKAVTSVSGPGEHLRNALWHTGHTPDQVRLLWTDPRNVGWRDKTSYRWQLLHRPQVGYIRHSA, via the exons ATGGAGACGCAGGAACTTCGGGGGGCCCTGGCTCTTCTCCTCCTTTGCTCTTTCGCATCTGCCAGTCAGGACCTGCAGG TAATTGACCTGCTGACTGTGGGCGAGTCTCGGCAGATGGTAGCTGTGGCAGAGAAGATCCGGACAGCCCTGCTCACTGCTGGGGACATCTACCTCTTGTCCACCTTCCGCCTGCCCCCCAAGCAGGGTGGTGTCCTCTTTGGCCTCTATTCTCGCCAAGACAACACGCGATGGCTGGAGGCCTCTGTTGTAGGCAAGATCAACAAAG TACTGGTGCGATACCAGCGGGAGGATGGCAAAGTCCACGCCGTGAACCTACAGCAAGCAGGCCTGGCCGATGGTCGCACACACACAGTTCTCCTGCGACTCCGAGGTCCCTCCAGACCCAGCCCTGCTCTGCATCTCTATGTGGACTGCAAACTGGGTGACCAACATGCAGGCCTTCCAGCACTGGCCCCCATTCCTCCAGCAGAGGTCGATGGGCTGGAGATTAGGACTGGACAGAAGGCATATTTGAGGATGCAG GGCTTTGTGGAATCTATGAAAATTATTCTGGGTGGGTCCATGGCCCGGGTAGGAGCCCTGAGTGAGTGTCCATTCCAAGGGGACGAGTCCATCCACAGTGCAG TGACCAatgcactgcactccattctAG GGGAGCAGACCAAGGCGCTGGTCACCCAACTCACCCTCTTCAACCAGATCCTGGTGGAGCTGCGGGATGATATACGAGACCAG GTGAAGGAAATGTCCCTGATCCGAAACACCATTATGGAGTGTCAGGTGTGCG GCTTCCATGAGCAGCGTTCCCACTGCAGCCCCAATCCCTGCTTCCGAGGCGTGGACTGCATGGAAGTGTACGAGTACCCAGGCTACCGCTGTGGGCCCTGTCCCCCCGGCCTACAGGGCAACGGCACCCACTGCAGTGACATCAATGAG TGTGTTCACGCCGACCCCTGTTTCCCGGGCTCCAGCTGCAtcaacaccatgcccggcttccACTGTGAGGCCTGTCCTCGAGGGTACAAGGGCACACAGGTGTCTGGTGTGGGCATTGACTATGCCCGGGCCAGCAAACAG GTCTGCAATGACATCGATGAATGCAACGATGGCAACAATGGTGGCTGTGACCCAAACTCCATCTGCACCAACACTGTG GGCTCTTTCAAGTGTGGTCCCTGCCGCCTGGGTTTCCTGGGCAACCAGAGCCAGGGCTGCCTCCCAGCCCGGACCTGCCACAGCCCAGCCCACAGTCCCTGCCACGTCCATGCTCATTGTCTCTTTGAACGCAATGGTGCAGTATCCTGCCAG TGTAACGTGGGCTGGGCTGGGAATGGGAACGTATGTGGGACTGACACAGACATCGATGGCTATCCAGACCAAGCACTGCCCTGCATGGACAACAACAAACACTGCAAACAG GACAACTGCCTTTTGACACCCAACTCTGGGCAGGAAGATGCTGATAATGATGGTGTGGGGGACCAGTGTGATGACGATGCTGATGGGGATGGGATCAAGAATGTTGAG GACAACTGCCGGCTGTTCCCCAACAAAGACCAACAGAACTCAGATACAGATTCATTTGGTGATGCCTGTGACAATTGCCCCAACGTTCCCAACAATGACCAGAAGGACACAGATGGCAATGGGGAAGGAGATGCCTGTGACAACGACGTGGATGGGGATG GCATCCCCAATGGATTGGACAATTGCCCTAAAGTCCCCAACCCACTACAGACAGACAGGGATGAGGACGGGGTGGGAGATGCTTGCGACAGCTGTCCTGAAATGAGCAATCCTACCCAG ACAGATGTAGACAGCGACTTGGTGGGGGATGTCTGTGATACCAATGAAGACAG TGATGGGGATGGGCATCAGGACACCAAGGACAACTGCCCACAGCTGCCAAATAGCTCCCAGCTGGACTCAGACAACGATGGACTTGGAGATGAGTGTGATGgggatgatgacaatgatggcATCCCAGATTACGTGCCTCCTGGTCCTGATAACTGCCGCCTGGTACCCAATCCCAATCAGAAGGACTCAGATG GCAATGGCGTTGGTGATGTGTGTGAGGATGACTTTGACAATGATGCTGTGGTCGACCCCCTGGATGTGTGTCCCGAAAGTGCAGAGGTAACGCTTACGGATTTTCGGGCCTATCAGACCGTCGTCCTGGATCCTGAGGGTGATGCTCAGATTGACCCAAACTGGGTTGTGCTCAACCAG GGCATGGAAATCGTTCAGACCATGAACAGTGACCCTGGCTTGGCAGTTG gataCACGGCCTTCAATGGTGTGGACTTTGAAGGCACCTTCCATGTGAACACAGTGACTGACGATGACTACGCAGGCTTTCTCTTCAGTTATCAAGACAGTGGCCGATTCTACGTAGTCATGTGGAAGCAGACTGAGCAGACCTACTGGCAGGCTACACCCTTTCGGGCGGTTGCCCAGCCCGGGCTGCAGCTCAAG GCAGTGACATCAGTGTCTGGCCCAGGTGAGCACCTCCGAAATGCCCTGTGGCATACTGGCCACACCCCTGATCAGGTGCGACTACTGTGGACGGACCCACGAAATGTGGGCTGGCGGGACAAGACCTCCTATCGCTGGCAGCTTCTGCACCGGCCTCAAGTTGGCTACATTCG ACACAGTGCCTGA